A region from the Phycisphaerales bacterium genome encodes:
- a CDS encoding tryptophan 2,3-dioxygenase has protein sequence MTSSNPGSPQSSTPTAAELRKELGMTTNLEGKLDYPGYLRLDQILSAQSPLSRPEHHDELLFIIQHQTSELWFKLVIHELKAAIALIHDDKLESSFKILARVKHIQSQLVQSWTVLATLTPSEYVQFRHVLGPASGIQSHQNRMIEFLLGNKDRRLMEVFKHRREIYDGLSAALHSPSLYDEFLRCMHRRGIAIPREALERDVTQPYIANDGVVRALVTVYENPGKHWDLYEMAEKLVDIDEQYLIWRHRHLKVVQRVIGMKRGTGGTSGVPYLRQVSDTVLFPELWDVRTEIREIRGEATA, from the coding sequence ATGACCTCCAGCAATCCAGGCTCGCCCCAGTCTTCCACCCCCACCGCCGCCGAACTCCGCAAGGAACTCGGCATGACCACGAACCTCGAGGGGAAACTCGATTATCCGGGGTATCTCCGCCTCGACCAGATCCTCTCGGCCCAGTCGCCCCTCTCCAGGCCCGAGCACCACGACGAACTCCTCTTCATCATCCAGCACCAGACGAGCGAGTTGTGGTTCAAACTGGTCATCCACGAACTCAAGGCGGCCATCGCGCTGATCCACGACGACAAACTCGAGTCGTCCTTCAAGATCCTGGCGCGCGTGAAGCACATCCAGTCGCAGTTGGTCCAGTCGTGGACCGTGCTCGCGACGCTCACGCCCAGCGAGTATGTCCAGTTCCGCCATGTCCTGGGGCCGGCGAGCGGGATCCAGTCGCACCAGAATCGCATGATCGAGTTCCTGCTGGGGAACAAGGATCGTCGCCTCATGGAGGTCTTCAAGCACCGCCGGGAGATCTACGACGGCCTCAGCGCGGCGCTCCATTCGCCCAGCCTCTATGACGAGTTCCTCCGCTGCATGCACCGGCGCGGAATCGCGATCCCACGCGAGGCGCTCGAGCGTGATGTCACCCAGCCCTACATCGCCAACGACGGCGTCGTGCGGGCGCTCGTCACCGTCTACGAGAATCCCGGGAAGCACTGGGACCTCTACGAGATGGCCGAGAAACTCGTGGACATCGACGAGCAGTATCTCATCTGGCGCCACCGCCACCTCAAGGTCGTCCAGCGCGTCATCGGCATGAAGCGCGGCACCGGCGGGACCTCGGGCGTTCCCTACCTCCGCCAGGTCTCCGACACGGTCCTCTTCCCCGAACTCTGGGACGTGCGAACCGAGATCCGCGAGATCCGCGGCGAGGCGACGGCCTAA
- a CDS encoding two-component sensor histidine kinase translates to MQGVVPGLIGFGMGVLLSVVAARVIVRRSLAKVRAAERRARSAERLAELGSMTGGLAHEIKNPLSTIGLNAQLLAEGVQDLGVPEETKGRLARRVDSLKREVERLRGILTDFLEYAGELRLDPRGANVNEVVSELVDFFLPQAERSGVRLRMDLAPGSLEASIDVPHVKQAILNLMLNAVQAMASMPGSATRELILKTHAQVDPDSTPGICVHVIDTGPGIPADVQGKIFSPYFTTKSGGTGLGLPTTRRIVEAHHGRIEVHSEPGRGTDFVLFLPRDSKGVPAPTKGRLSSILRRGPAPV, encoded by the coding sequence GTGCAAGGCGTGGTCCCCGGGCTCATCGGATTCGGCATGGGCGTGCTGCTCAGCGTGGTGGCGGCCCGGGTGATCGTGCGCCGATCGCTCGCAAAGGTCCGTGCCGCCGAGCGGAGGGCGCGCTCCGCCGAGCGGCTCGCCGAACTCGGCTCGATGACCGGTGGCCTGGCCCACGAGATCAAGAACCCGCTCTCGACGATCGGGCTGAACGCGCAACTCCTCGCCGAGGGCGTGCAGGATTTGGGCGTTCCCGAGGAGACCAAGGGGCGGCTCGCGCGGCGCGTCGATTCGCTCAAACGCGAGGTCGAGCGACTCCGCGGCATCCTCACGGACTTCCTCGAGTACGCCGGCGAACTCCGTCTCGATCCGCGCGGCGCCAACGTGAACGAGGTCGTCTCGGAACTGGTGGACTTCTTCCTGCCCCAGGCCGAGCGATCGGGCGTGCGTCTGCGCATGGATCTCGCGCCCGGCTCGCTCGAGGCGTCGATCGACGTGCCCCATGTGAAGCAGGCGATCCTGAATCTGATGCTCAACGCGGTGCAGGCAATGGCGTCGATGCCGGGCTCGGCGACACGCGAACTCATCCTCAAGACCCACGCGCAGGTGGACCCCGACTCGACGCCCGGTATCTGCGTGCACGTCATCGACACAGGCCCGGGGATTCCCGCGGACGTGCAGGGCAAGATCTTCAGTCCATACTTCACAACCAAGTCGGGTGGCACGGGTCTTGGCCTGCCGACCACGCGCCGCATCGTCGAGGCGCACCACGGGCGGATCGAGGTCCACAGCGAGCCGGGACGAGGGACCGATTTCGTGCTCTTTCTCCCGCGAGATTCCAAGGGCGTGCCGGCGCCGACCAAGGGGCGGCTCTCATCGATCCTTCGGCGTGGGCCCGCGCCCGTGTGA
- a CDS encoding cold shock domain-containing protein, translating into MPEQTDAQITNVESVVRWFDKKVGYGFIVGPNNQDVFVHYSVIDGEGFRELPDGAAVRYDAVRGPDGRWRATRVVRTDLPEIVVRPRRGYSRPKR; encoded by the coding sequence ATGCCCGAGCAGACCGACGCCCAGATCACCAACGTGGAGAGCGTGGTGCGGTGGTTCGACAAGAAGGTGGGCTATGGGTTCATCGTCGGCCCTAACAACCAGGACGTGTTCGTGCACTACAGCGTGATCGATGGGGAAGGCTTCCGGGAACTGCCCGACGGTGCCGCCGTGCGCTATGACGCGGTCCGTGGGCCCGACGGACGGTGGCGTGCGACGCGCGTCGTTCGGACGGATCTCCCGGAGATCGTGGTGAGGCCCCGCCGCGGGTACTCCCGGCCCAAGCGATAG
- the pnp gene encoding polyribonucleotide nucleotidyltransferase, translated as MKGLVRVQREIGGRILSFETGVIGKQAGAAVLCTYGGSSVLATALRAAPREGIDFFPLTVDYREKTSAAGKFPGGFRKREGAPNEKEVLTMRMIDRPIRPLFPDGYLDEVQVQVFVMSHDGENDTDVLAGTAASCALALSEIPFEGPTATVRVGRVHTDDGPQLVINPTVSQMDFSDVDLVLAGHADGMNMIEVGAAEIDEKSMVEALEFGYKHIKDLLGLIDEIVKKAGKTKIVGDLHLPSPEVTETVRKHAEKAMTEARKINGKHARSEAVDALRTKILDEHFALDPNGTYAKYAESTKRRSQAKEAFKRLEEKVTRRLIVEQAVRADGRKAKQIREITGAVGVFARTHGSAIFQRGETQSLVSVTLGTGKDEQIIDGLIPEYSKKFTLHYNFPPFSTGEVKRITGPGRREIGHGALAERSLLAIMPDPAEFPYTIRVVSDITESNGSSSMASVCGGCLALMDAGVPIRATCAGISVGRFADDNDKNELFVTDIIGEEDFFGDMDFKVSGTREGITGIQLDLKTRGLSLAQIEKILDQAREGRLEIIETMEKIIEKPRAEISPFAPRLVSLTIDPDKIGKLIGPGGKNIRGLQDRWSVTIDVEDDGTVQLAGLNAESINGARAEIEALCEEIKVGTVYTGKVVSTKDFGAFIELAPGTDGMCHISELAEGYVKSVGEVVKIGDMVKVKVILIDDQGRIKLSRKAVIQDENRAKGIEPAPEGEDEAVAQGSDDRGHRGGGGGRRRGGGGGGGGDRGGRDRDSRHAERH; from the coding sequence ATGAAGGGCCTTGTCCGCGTCCAGCGCGAGATCGGCGGCCGCATTCTCTCCTTCGAGACCGGCGTCATCGGCAAGCAGGCCGGCGCCGCCGTCCTCTGCACGTATGGCGGGTCGTCCGTGCTCGCCACCGCCCTTCGGGCCGCGCCGCGCGAGGGGATCGACTTCTTCCCCCTCACCGTGGACTATCGCGAGAAGACCTCGGCGGCGGGCAAGTTCCCCGGCGGGTTCCGCAAGCGTGAGGGCGCGCCCAACGAGAAGGAAGTCCTCACGATGCGGATGATCGATCGACCGATCCGTCCGCTCTTTCCCGATGGCTACCTCGACGAGGTCCAGGTCCAGGTCTTCGTCATGAGCCACGATGGCGAGAACGACACCGACGTCCTCGCGGGCACCGCCGCGTCCTGTGCTCTCGCCCTTTCTGAGATTCCCTTTGAGGGGCCCACGGCGACCGTCCGCGTCGGGCGCGTGCACACCGACGACGGCCCGCAACTGGTCATCAACCCCACCGTCTCGCAGATGGACTTCTCCGATGTCGATCTCGTCCTCGCCGGGCACGCCGACGGGATGAACATGATCGAAGTCGGGGCCGCCGAGATCGATGAGAAGTCGATGGTCGAGGCGCTCGAGTTCGGGTACAAGCACATCAAGGACCTGCTCGGGCTGATCGACGAGATCGTCAAGAAGGCGGGCAAGACGAAGATCGTCGGCGATCTCCACCTGCCCTCCCCCGAGGTCACCGAGACCGTCCGCAAGCACGCCGAGAAGGCGATGACCGAGGCCCGCAAGATCAACGGCAAGCACGCACGCTCCGAGGCCGTGGACGCCCTTCGCACCAAGATCCTCGACGAGCACTTCGCGCTCGATCCCAACGGGACGTACGCGAAATATGCCGAGTCCACCAAGCGCCGCTCGCAGGCGAAGGAGGCGTTCAAGCGCCTCGAGGAGAAGGTCACCCGCCGCCTCATCGTCGAGCAGGCCGTCCGCGCCGATGGGCGCAAGGCCAAGCAGATCCGCGAGATCACGGGAGCGGTCGGCGTCTTCGCCCGCACGCACGGGAGCGCAATCTTCCAGCGCGGCGAGACCCAGTCGCTCGTCAGCGTCACGCTCGGCACGGGCAAGGACGAGCAGATCATCGACGGGCTCATTCCCGAGTATTCCAAGAAGTTCACGCTCCACTACAACTTCCCGCCCTTCTCCACGGGCGAGGTGAAGCGCATCACCGGCCCCGGGCGTCGCGAGATCGGGCACGGCGCCCTTGCTGAGCGCTCGCTCCTCGCGATCATGCCCGACCCGGCCGAGTTCCCCTACACCATCCGCGTCGTCAGCGACATCACCGAGTCCAACGGCTCGTCGTCGATGGCGTCGGTCTGCGGCGGGTGCCTCGCGCTCATGGACGCGGGCGTCCCCATCCGCGCCACCTGCGCCGGCATCTCCGTCGGACGCTTCGCCGACGACAACGACAAGAACGAACTCTTCGTCACCGACATCATCGGCGAGGAGGACTTCTTCGGCGACATGGACTTCAAGGTCTCGGGCACGCGCGAGGGGATCACGGGCATCCAGCTCGACCTTAAGACGCGTGGCCTAAGCCTCGCGCAGATCGAGAAGATCCTCGATCAGGCGCGCGAGGGCCGCCTCGAGATCATCGAGACGATGGAAAAGATCATCGAGAAGCCCCGGGCCGAGATCTCCCCCTTCGCCCCGCGTCTCGTCTCGCTCACGATCGACCCGGACAAGATCGGCAAACTCATCGGCCCCGGCGGGAAGAACATCCGCGGGCTCCAGGATCGCTGGTCCGTCACGATCGACGTCGAGGACGACGGCACCGTCCAACTCGCCGGCCTCAACGCCGAGTCGATCAACGGCGCCCGAGCCGAGATCGAGGCGCTCTGCGAGGAGATCAAAGTCGGCACGGTCTACACCGGGAAGGTCGTCTCGACCAAGGACTTCGGCGCGTTCATCGAGCTCGCGCCGGGGACCGACGGCATGTGCCACATCTCCGAACTCGCCGAGGGCTACGTCAAGAGCGTCGGCGAGGTCGTGAAGATCGGCGACATGGTGAAGGTGAAGGTCATCCTCATCGACGACCAGGGCCGCATCAAGTTGTCGCGCAAGGCCGTCATCCAGGACGAGAATCGCGCCAAGGGCATCGAGCCGGCGCCCGAGGGTGAGGACGAGGCCGTCGCCCAAGGCTCCGACGACCGCGGACATCGCGGTGGCGGCGGTGGGCGTCGTCGCGGCGGCGGTGGTGGAGGCGGTGGCGATCGTGGTGGCCGCGACCGCGATTCGCGTCACGCCGAACGTCACTGA
- the rpsO gene encoding 30S ribosomal protein S15, with amino-acid sequence MALTLDARRKVIGSHRRHEKDTGSPEVQVAMLTHRIRSISDHLQTNKKDNHSRRGLVMMVGQRNRLLRYLARTNPQGYQDLIARLGLRK; translated from the coding sequence ATGGCTTTGACGCTCGACGCCCGTCGAAAGGTTATTGGTTCGCACCGCCGCCACGAGAAGGACACGGGCTCGCCCGAGGTCCAGGTCGCGATGCTCACCCACCGCATCCGCTCGATCTCGGATCACCTCCAGACAAACAAGAAAGACAACCACTCCCGCCGCGGGCTGGTCATGATGGTCGGACAGCGCAACCGCCTGCTCCGCTACCTCGCCCGCACGAACCCGCAGGGATACCAGGACCTCATCGCCCGCCTGGGCCTCCGCAAGTAG
- a CDS encoding pyridoxal phosphate-dependent aminotransferase gives MPTIARRVRELKPSITVAFMNRAKAMRHAGIDVLSFAAGEPDFDTPEPIKQAAIDALRAGQTKYMPTMGDPDTRAAIVRKFEKENGIIGLTPDHIGIGAGGKHSLYVAVHCLFDPPAPGEAPAEAVIPVPAWVSYAPIVELAGGRVVEVPTTVETGFKASADAIRKAITPRTRLVILNSPSNPCGTMYSPDELKAIGRVCAEAARTIAPDLVVLSDELYEKITYGGIPHFSVGSMPEIAERTLTLNGLSKAYGMTGWRVGYTGIPGEFGKNFTKAMATLQGQMSTNITSFIYPAIRVALNECGPQVEQMRLAFAKRAELTNTRLSAIPGLKAAKATGAFYSFPNVSAYYGKASPKGRAIASATDLCEALLDEVHVAMVPGGDFGGCGKDHIRISFACGEDQINKGMDRFAAFLESLK, from the coding sequence ATGCCCACGATCGCCCGCCGGGTTCGCGAACTCAAGCCCTCGATCACCGTCGCATTCATGAACCGCGCCAAGGCCATGCGCCACGCGGGGATCGACGTTCTCAGTTTCGCCGCGGGCGAGCCGGATTTCGACACCCCCGAGCCGATCAAGCAGGCCGCTATCGACGCCCTTCGCGCCGGGCAGACCAAGTACATGCCCACGATGGGCGACCCCGACACGCGGGCCGCGATCGTTCGCAAGTTCGAGAAAGAGAACGGCATCATCGGCCTGACGCCCGACCACATCGGCATCGGGGCCGGGGGAAAGCACTCGCTCTACGTCGCGGTGCACTGCCTCTTCGACCCGCCCGCGCCCGGCGAAGCGCCCGCTGAAGCCGTGATCCCCGTCCCCGCGTGGGTGAGTTATGCCCCGATCGTCGAACTCGCGGGCGGGCGCGTCGTCGAGGTGCCCACGACGGTCGAGACGGGGTTCAAGGCCTCGGCCGACGCCATCCGCAAGGCCATCACGCCCCGCACGCGACTCGTCATCTTGAACAGCCCGAGCAACCCGTGCGGCACGATGTACTCGCCCGACGAACTCAAGGCGATCGGGCGCGTCTGCGCCGAAGCGGCCCGCACCATCGCCCCCGATCTCGTCGTCCTCAGCGACGAGTTGTACGAGAAGATCACCTATGGCGGGATCCCCCACTTCTCCGTCGGCTCCATGCCCGAGATCGCCGAGCGCACGCTGACGCTCAACGGCCTCTCCAAGGCGTACGGCATGACCGGCTGGCGCGTCGGCTATACAGGCATCCCCGGCGAGTTCGGGAAGAACTTCACGAAAGCGATGGCCACGCTCCAGGGACAGATGTCCACCAACATCACGTCGTTCATTTACCCCGCCATCCGCGTGGCGCTCAACGAGTGCGGGCCACAGGTCGAGCAGATGCGTCTGGCCTTCGCGAAACGGGCCGAACTCACCAACACGCGATTGAGCGCGATCCCCGGGCTCAAGGCCGCAAAGGCCACGGGCGCGTTCTACTCCTTCCCCAACGTTTCGGCGTACTACGGCAAAGCCAGCCCCAAAGGCCGGGCGATCGCGTCGGCGACCGATCTGTGCGAGGCGCTCCTCGACGAGGTCCACGTCGCGATGGTCCCGGGCGGCGATTTCGGCGGCTGCGGCAAGGACCACATCCGTATCAGTTTCGCCTGCGGCGAGGACCAGATCAACAAGGGCATGGACCGCTTCGCGGCGTTCCTCGAGAGCCTGAAGTAG
- a CDS encoding segregation/condensation protein A, with protein MLTDDYRVHLDAFDGPLDLLLFLIKKAEVDIHDIPIASITEQYMSYLGQIEKTVGARIDIDTAGEFLVMAASLMEIKSRMLVPGATRSAATSDSDTPAEDPRAELVRQLLAYKKYRDAADDLERRAIDWSQRFPSAPVGVDRVSWDDAVRAASESTDLEDLDVLDLVEAFQRISEAVNFERLGDHQVTYDDTPLELHAEDLLDRLKRESAEPAEEGATRETPFAAIFTGRTRGEMVGLFLAMLHLVARRHVGVRQDSASGVIFLRVLESEAYATPLSMPME; from the coding sequence ATGCTCACGGATGACTATCGCGTCCATCTCGACGCCTTCGATGGCCCGCTCGACCTCCTGCTCTTCCTCATCAAGAAGGCCGAGGTCGATATCCACGACATCCCCATCGCGAGCATCACCGAGCAGTACATGTCGTATCTGGGGCAGATCGAGAAGACGGTCGGCGCCCGCATCGATATCGACACCGCCGGCGAGTTCCTCGTGATGGCGGCGTCGCTCATGGAGATCAAGTCGCGGATGCTCGTGCCTGGCGCGACGCGGTCCGCGGCTACCAGCGACTCGGACACGCCCGCCGAGGACCCACGCGCCGAACTCGTCCGCCAACTCCTCGCGTACAAGAAGTACCGTGATGCCGCGGACGATCTCGAGCGGCGGGCCATCGACTGGTCGCAGCGCTTTCCCAGTGCGCCCGTGGGTGTGGACCGCGTGTCGTGGGACGACGCGGTGCGGGCGGCGTCGGAATCGACCGACCTCGAGGATCTCGACGTGCTCGACCTCGTCGAGGCCTTCCAGCGGATCAGCGAGGCCGTGAACTTCGAGCGCCTGGGCGATCACCAGGTGACGTACGACGACACGCCTTTGGAACTGCACGCCGAGGACCTGCTCGATCGGTTGAAGCGGGAATCCGCGGAGCCGGCGGAGGAGGGTGCGACACGCGAGACACCCTTCGCGGCCATCTTCACGGGCCGCACGCGCGGCGAGATGGTCGGGCTGTTCCTCGCGATGCTCCACCTGGTCGCGCGCCGGCACGTCGGCGTGCGTCAGGACTCGGCGAGCGGCGTGATCTTCCTCCGCGTGCTCGAGAGCGAGGCCTACGCGACGCCCCTCTCCATGCCGATGGAATGA
- a CDS encoding KpsF/GutQ family sugar-phosphate isomerase: MASTGHPKDTTADTTLAFAREVLRDESDAVQAVAKRLDERFVQAVAIVATCADAGGTVLVTGLGKSGLIGAKIAATMASLGVPAHSVHPSEAAHGDLGRFRSADVVIAISFSGETDEVVNLSSILKQDGLAIITITGGHENGSTPGSSLERLASVALTLGVSGEAGGDDFVAPTSSTTATLALGDALALAVARKRNFTREDFARRHPGGALGGMLRPITDVLRSVAGENLPLIDHHLTVGEALAAAQAPGRRPGAMLIVNDAGSLAGIFTDGDLRRLVLRDPSELSRPIAEVMTRSPRSLPATALVRDAVLMVREHRQDEIPVVDSTGAPVGLLDVQDLIAMRLVKD; this comes from the coding sequence ATGGCGTCCACAGGCCATCCCAAGGATACGACGGCTGACACGACCCTTGCCTTCGCCCGCGAGGTGCTTCGCGACGAGTCCGACGCCGTTCAGGCCGTCGCCAAGCGTCTCGACGAGCGTTTCGTGCAGGCCGTGGCGATCGTCGCGACCTGCGCCGACGCGGGCGGAACCGTCCTCGTCACCGGGCTGGGAAAGTCAGGCCTGATCGGCGCGAAGATCGCCGCCACCATGGCGTCGCTTGGCGTCCCTGCCCACAGCGTCCACCCCTCCGAGGCGGCCCACGGCGATCTGGGTCGCTTCCGATCCGCCGACGTCGTCATCGCTATCTCCTTCTCGGGCGAGACCGACGAGGTCGTGAATCTCTCCTCGATCCTCAAGCAGGACGGCCTCGCGATCATCACCATTACCGGCGGGCACGAGAACGGCTCGACGCCGGGCTCCAGCCTCGAGCGACTCGCCAGTGTCGCGCTCACGCTCGGCGTCTCAGGCGAGGCCGGCGGCGATGATTTCGTCGCGCCCACCAGTTCCACCACCGCCACCCTTGCGCTGGGCGATGCCCTCGCCCTCGCGGTCGCACGCAAGCGAAACTTCACACGCGAGGATTTCGCGAGACGCCACCCCGGCGGGGCGCTGGGCGGAATGCTCCGCCCCATCACCGACGTCCTCCGCTCTGTCGCCGGGGAGAACCTGCCGCTCATCGACCACCACCTCACCGTGGGCGAGGCCCTCGCCGCGGCCCAGGCGCCCGGGCGCCGACCGGGCGCGATGCTGATCGTCAACGACGCCGGCTCCCTCGCGGGCATCTTCACCGATGGCGACCTCCGCCGCCTCGTCCTCCGCGATCCGAGCGAACTCTCGCGTCCGATAGCGGAAGTCATGACACGATCGCCACGATCGCTCCCGGCGACAGCCCTGGTCCGGGACGCTGTCCTCATGGTCCGAGAGCATCGCCAGGATGAGATCCCTGTCGTCGATTCGACGGGCGCCCCCGTCGGGCTGCTCGACGTCCAAGACCTCATCGCCATGCGACTGGTCAAGGACTAG
- a CDS encoding PDZ domain-containing protein: MPHAARSLALAALFAGLTLGSSAARAQDEPPPPRSTDSPAAKPRSSPGKTAKSRRDRDRADELQVKALRLVLDADFTGAEPLFRELLALEPDSFVTQYNLACVRAMRGDPEDAERFLSRAIELGFCDRVQIERDPMLASLRSRPLYAKILERWDEVLLARRDAAVANNTRSFPSADFTATDDRARLVYLSAFPPDTFAEIQQEMSLLADWADRHLFPGILDPTLAASDAWCVVVLPDRRDYNRWVASTFGAGIQNGFSTIGGAYEHDQKRLIAQDLGGTLRHEFFHVLHWRSCTRLAQVHPIWIQEGLCSLVEDYDLVRTEGGEMDLTLVPSYRTNIAKRMVESRTYIPLAALVKKSHNDFFNGSRRMAYYSESRAIFLYLYKLGKLKEWYERYTSTFSEDPTGVKAIEHVLDTTTAQFDKDFSNWLRDLPLIPEESRPGMPSLGVEMSNGEGEGPIVSSVPFPMPVGVAKFAPNDCLTHIDGQPTRDLPELLRRLGTLEPGQEVTLRVRRGKNILELPATLQRR; encoded by the coding sequence ATGCCACACGCCGCCCGATCGCTGGCGCTTGCCGCACTTTTCGCCGGTCTCACGCTCGGCTCCTCGGCCGCACGCGCCCAGGACGAGCCGCCGCCGCCACGTTCGACCGACTCGCCTGCCGCCAAGCCACGTTCTTCACCCGGCAAGACCGCCAAGTCTCGGCGCGACCGGGACCGTGCCGACGAACTCCAGGTCAAGGCCCTGCGTCTAGTCCTCGACGCCGACTTCACCGGTGCCGAGCCGCTCTTTCGTGAACTGCTCGCGCTCGAGCCCGACAGTTTCGTCACCCAGTACAACCTCGCGTGCGTCCGCGCGATGCGTGGCGACCCCGAGGACGCTGAGCGTTTCCTCTCGCGGGCGATCGAACTGGGCTTCTGCGATCGCGTGCAGATCGAGCGTGACCCGATGCTCGCGAGCCTCCGTTCGCGCCCGCTCTACGCGAAGATCCTTGAGCGTTGGGACGAGGTGCTCCTCGCCCGCCGGGACGCCGCGGTGGCGAACAACACGCGTTCCTTCCCCTCCGCGGACTTTACCGCCACCGACGACCGCGCCCGGCTCGTCTATCTCAGCGCCTTCCCGCCCGACACCTTTGCCGAGATCCAGCAGGAGATGTCGCTCCTTGCCGACTGGGCCGATCGCCATCTCTTCCCCGGCATTCTCGACCCAACCCTGGCCGCGAGCGATGCGTGGTGCGTCGTTGTGCTTCCCGATCGCCGCGACTACAACCGCTGGGTCGCCTCGACGTTCGGCGCCGGCATCCAGAACGGGTTCTCCACCATCGGCGGCGCCTACGAGCACGACCAGAAGCGCCTCATCGCCCAGGATCTGGGAGGCACCCTCCGCCACGAGTTCTTCCACGTTCTCCATTGGCGCTCCTGCACGCGCCTCGCCCAGGTCCACCCCATCTGGATCCAGGAGGGCCTTTGCTCGCTCGTCGAGGACTACGACCTCGTGCGCACCGAGGGCGGCGAGATGGATCTGACCCTCGTCCCGTCGTATCGCACCAACATCGCCAAGCGGATGGTTGAGTCAAGGACCTACATCCCCCTTGCCGCGCTCGTCAAGAAGAGCCACAACGACTTCTTCAATGGCTCGCGTCGCATGGCGTACTACTCCGAGTCCAGAGCCATCTTTCTCTACCTCTACAAATTGGGCAAACTCAAGGAGTGGTACGAGCGATACACCAGCACGTTCAGCGAAGATCCCACGGGCGTCAAGGCGATCGAGCACGTCCTCGACACCACCACCGCGCAGTTCGACAAAGACTTCTCGAACTGGCTTCGAGATCTCCCCCTCATTCCCGAGGAGTCACGCCCCGGGATGCCCTCCCTCGGCGTCGAGATGTCCAACGGCGAGGGCGAGGGGCCGATCGTCTCCAGCGTTCCCTTCCCCATGCCCGTCGGGGTCGCGAAGTTCGCGCCCAACGACTGCCTCACGCACATCGATGGGCAGCCCACGCGCGATCTCCCCGAACTTCTTCGAAGACTCGGCACGCTCGAGCCGGGTCAGGAGGTCACGCTCCGAGTCCGCCGGGGAAAGAACATCCTCGAACTCCCCGCCACGCTGCAACGCCGTTGA
- a CDS encoding phosphoribosylglycinamide formyltransferase, which yields MTTSDTHTPRRALPRLGVFISGGGRTLLNIHDHIQRGTLRAEIVLVVASSECPGAARARERGLHVEIHAGHLTPESLDAILAQTNPDWIVLAGYLKKLPILPRYRGRVVNIHPALLPKFGGHGLHGLRVHKAVLDARESISGCTVHLADDDYDTGPIILQRTCPVLPGDTPETLAARVFECEREAYPQALAKLLAS from the coding sequence ATGACCACGAGCGACACACACACGCCACGCCGCGCCCTCCCGCGTCTCGGCGTCTTCATCTCCGGCGGCGGGCGAACGCTCCTCAACATCCACGATCACATCCAGCGTGGCACGCTCCGCGCCGAGATCGTCCTTGTGGTCGCGTCCTCTGAATGCCCCGGCGCCGCCCGTGCCCGCGAGCGTGGCCTCCACGTCGAGATCCACGCGGGGCATCTCACGCCCGAATCCCTCGACGCGATCCTCGCCCAGACGAATCCCGACTGGATCGTCCTCGCCGGGTATCTCAAGAAACTTCCCATCCTACCGAGATACCGCGGCAGGGTCGTCAACATCCATCCGGCCCTGCTCCCCAAGTTTGGCGGGCACGGGCTCCATGGTCTGCGCGTCCACAAGGCCGTCCTCGACGCCCGGGAATCGATCTCCGGTTGCACGGTCCACCTCGCCGACGACGACTACGACACCGGGCCCATCATCCTTCAGAGGACGTGCCCCGTGCTTCCAGGCGACACGCCCGAGACGCTCGCCGCGAGAGTCTTCGAGTGCGAACGCGAGGCGTATCCGCAGGCCCTTGCGAAACTGCTCGCCTCCTGA